One window of the Hippoglossus hippoglossus isolate fHipHip1 chromosome 9, fHipHip1.pri, whole genome shotgun sequence genome contains the following:
- the serpind1 gene encoding heparin cofactor 2, whose translation MWVITVISAACLLVSPSLAGVKDLSSHFTDLQPEPRGVETDGTVNIEAIPLEFHKENTLTNDLVFDGFEDEDYIDFDKILEAGSDDYIEGDEIDDIATPAPDIDIFAEPSDPKIRRARLLRLFHGRSRLQRLNIVNAHFGFNLYRSLRNDVNQSDNILLAPAGISIAMGMMSLGAGPGTHDQIYKALGFAEFVNASHHYDNTTVHKLFRKLTHRLFRRNFGYTLRSVNDVYVKKDIQVKDTFRAETKAYYFAEPQSVDFRDPAFLDKANRRIQKMTKGLIREPLKSVDPNMVLMLLNYLYFKGTWEQKFPKEVTHYRNFRINEKTNVRVPMMSNKGNYLAAADHELECDILQLPYTGDISMLIALPRKITGMRTLEQEVSPTVVNKWLKNMTNRTREVVIPRFKLEQNYDLIVNLKEMGLTDLFQDTGDFTGMTSEKVAMNWLKHQGTITVNEEGTEAAALTQVGFMPLSSQIRFTVDHPFLFLIYEHRTGCLVFMGRVVNPSQS comes from the exons ATGTGGGTCATCACTGTCATCTCAGCGGCCTGTCTGTTGGTCAGTCCGTCCCTGGCTGGAGTCAAAGACCTCAGCTCTCACTTCACTGACCTACAGCCGGAGCCCAGAGGCGTTGAAACAGACGGGACAGTGAATATAGAGGCCATTCCCCTGGAGTTCCACAAAGAAAACACGCTCACGAATGACCTTGTCTTTGATGGTTTTGAGGATGAAGATTATATTGATTTTGATAAGATCCTGGAAGCGGGCAGTGATGACTACAT TGAAGGCGATGAGATAGATGACATCGCCACGCCGGCCCCAGACATTGATATATTCGCGGAACCCTCTGACCCAAAGATTCGTCGTGCGAGACTCCTGCGGCTGTTCCACGGTCGTTCTCGCCTTCAACGCCTCAACATCGTCAATGCCCATTTCGGTTTTAATCTCTATCGAAGTCTTCGCAACGACGTCAACCAGAGCGACAACATCCTGCTGGCGCCTGCTGGCATCTCAATCGCCATGGGGATGATGTCTTTAGGGGCAGGACCGGGAACTCACGATCAGATCTACAAAGCTCTGGGATTTGCAGAGTTTGTCAACGCCAGCCACCACTACGACAACACAACAGTGCACAAGCTCTTCAGGAAGCTTACACACAGGCTCTTCAGGAGGAACTTTGGTTACACGCTACGCTCAGTAAACGATGTCTACGTAAAGAAGGATATCCAAGTCAAAGATACTTTCCGTGCAGAGACAAAAGCTTATTATTTCGCAGAGCCACAGTCAGTGGACTTCCGGGACCCTGCGTTTCTGGACAAGGCCAACCGCCGCATCCAAAAGATGACCAAAGGGCTGATCAGGGAACCACTGAAGAGTGTGGACCCAAACATGGTGCTGATGCTTCTCAACTACCTGTACTTCAAAG GTACATGGGAGCAGAAATTCCCCAAAGAAGTGACTCACTATCGCAACTTTAGAATCAACGAAAAGACAAATGTACGTGTGCCAATGATGAGCAACAAGGGGAACTATCTGGCTGCTGCTGACCACGAACTGGAGTGTGACATCCTTCAG CTCCCATACACAGGAGACATCAGCATGCTCATCGCTTTGCCTCGAAAGATCACTGGCATGAGGACCTTGGAGCAGGAGGTCTCCCCCACCGTTGTCAACAAGTGGctcaaaaacatgacaaacag AACCCGTGAGGTTGTGATACCTCGCTTCAAACTGGAGCAGAACTATGACTTGATTGTGAATTTGAAGGAGATGGGCCTCACTGACTTGTTCCAGGACACCGGAGATTTCACTGGAATGACCTCTGAAAAGGTCGCCATGAACTGG CTGAAACACCAAGGAACCATCACTGTGAATGAGGAGGGGACcgaagctgctgctctgacccAGGTCGGCTTCATGCCCCTCTCCTCTCAGATCCGCTTCACTGTGGAtcatcccttcctcttcctgatCTACGAGCACCGCACAGGCTGCCTCGTGTTCATGGGCCGGGTGGTCAATCCCTCACAGAGCTAA